A DNA window from Argiope bruennichi chromosome X2, qqArgBrue1.1, whole genome shotgun sequence contains the following coding sequences:
- the LOC129960421 gene encoding glycerol kinase-like, whose amino-acid sequence MTEHVEISNKVNLIGAVDQGTGSSRFLVFAPDTAEIVTYHQIETKQIYPQAGWVEQDPMEILSSVLTCIDRTVEKLREFEIDPSCIKAIGVTNQRETTIVWNKYTGKPLYNAIIWLDSRTAETVETLSKQRGAKAIKEKCGLPITSYFSAVKLKWLIENIPEVKEAIKHDQCLFGTVDSWIIWNLTGGVNNGIHVTDVTNASRTMLMDIRMLKWNSWLCSFFRIPMSILPNIRSSSEILGYLSCSSLSGVPISGCLGDQSAALLGQLCLKPGTAKNTYGTGCFLLCNTGRVPVWSQHGLLTTIAFKLGPDAPTMYALEGSVAIAGALIQWLRDNLGIVADSSYIETLAASVDGTHGVYFVPAFSGLYAPYWQPSARGTICGLTQYSTRAHLARAALEAVCYQTCEIVDAMKLDSGFPMEQLQVDGGMTSNKMLLQMQADLLGFPVVLPSMPETTALGVAIAAGAAKGIEVWDIASTESSDVTIDIFSPSISQTERDKRYAMWKKAVKRSLYWDEDSLKSNMIRNPILQSLPGGIFLFTSFAILLLAETLK is encoded by the coding sequence ATGACAGAACATGTGGagatttcaaataaagttaatttaataggAGCAGTTGATCAAGGAACCGGTAGCTCCCGATTTCTAGTCTTTGCACCGGATACTGCAGAAATAGTTACATATCATCAAATAGAAACTAAACAAATATATCCACAAGCTGGATGGGTCGAACAAGATCCAATGGAGATATTATCCAGTGTTTTGACTTGCATTGATAGAACGGTTGAAAAGCTTCGTGAATTTGAAATCGATCCATCCTGTATCAAAGCAATAGGAGTAACAAATCAAAGAGAGACAACTATAGTATGGAATAAATACACTGGTAAACCATTGTATAATGCTATAATATGGCTTGATTCTAGAACTGCTGAAACGGTCGAGACGTTATCTAAACAAAGAGGAGCAAAAGCTATAAAGGAGAAATGTGGTTTACCCATAACTAGTTATTTTAGTGCTGTGAAGTTAAAATGGTTAATTGAGAACATTCCAGAAGTAAAGGAAGCGATTAAACACGATCAATGTTTATTTGGTACTGTTGATTCATGGATCATTTGGAATTTAACTGGCGGTGTTAATAATGGTATTCATGTAACTGATGTTACAAATGCCAGTCGTACAATGCTTATGGACATTCGCATGTTGAAATGGAATTCTTGGTTATGCAGTTTCTTCCGTATTCCAATGTCTATTTTGCCTAACATTCGTAGCAGCTCAGAAATCTTGGGATATTTATCTTGTAGCTCATTATCTGGAGTTCCTATTTCAGGATGTTTGGGAGATCAGAGTGCAGCACTTCTAGGCCAGCTCTGTTTGAAGCCAGGTACCGCAAAAAACACTTATGGAACAGGATGTTTTTTACTTTGTAATACTGGTAGAGTACCTGTTTGGTCCCAGCATGGATTGTTGACTACTATTGCTTTTAAGTTGGGTCCTGATGCGCCTACTATGTATGCTCTTGAAGGTTCTGTAGCCATTGCTGGAGCTTTGATTCAATGGCTTCGAGATAATTTAGGAATTGTTGCAGATTCCTCATATATTGAAACATTAGCTGCCTCCGTTGATGGTACACATGGTGTTTATTTTGTTCCAGCATTCTCTGGACTATATGCTCCTTATTGGCAGCCCAGTGCAAGAGGTACCATCTGTGGACTGACACAATATTCTACCAGAGCACATCTTGCCCGTGCTGCATTAGAAGCTGTTTGTTACCAAACATGTGAAATTGTTGATGCCATGAAGTTGGATAGTGGATTCCCAATGGAACAACTTCAAGTAGATGGTGGGATGACAAGTAATAAGATGCTCCTGCAAATGCAGGCTGATTTGTTAGGTTTTCCAGTTGTTCTCCCTTCAATGCCAGAAACTACAGCCCTTGGAGTGGCTATAGCAGCTGGAGCTGCCAAAGGGATTGAAGTATGGGATATTGCTTCAACTGAATCCAGTGATGTGACGATTGATATTTTCAGTCCTAGCATATCACAGACGGAGAGAGATAAGAGATATGCAATGTGGAAAAAAGCAGTTAAACGTTCTTTATACTGGGATGAGGATAGTTTGAAATCAAATATGATTAGGAATCCAATTTTACAGTCATTACCTGgtggtatatttttatttacatcttttgCTATTCTTTTGCTAGCTGAAACACTGAAATga
- the LOC129960993 gene encoding protein cornichon homolog 4-like, giving the protein MIGDVTLFVFSLFDIGALLFLTVFVVITLSDLECDYLNAQQCCSKLNKWIIPEMVAQGVVTVLLLIEWHWILFLINLPMTCWQVYKYLTVPSGNFGVYDPTEIHNRGNLKQHMRDSMIRLAFYLIFFFVYLYCMIISLLMKSPDNGPSDEF; this is encoded by the exons ATGATCGGTGACGTTACTCTATTTGTATTTTCCCTGTTTGATATTGGAGCATTATTGTTCCTAACAGTGTTTGTT GTTATAACATTGTCTGATCTTGAATGTGATTATTTAAACGCTCAACAGTGTTGTTCAAAGTTGAATAAA TGGATTATCCCAGAAATGGTTGCTCAAGGAGTGGTTACTGTACTTCTCTTGATTGAGTGGCATTGGATATTGTTTCTTATTAATCTACCCATGACTTGCTGGCAAGTTTATAA GTATCTCACAGTTCCATCTGGAAATTTTGGTGTTTATGATCCCACAGAAATTCATAATCGTGGCAACTTAAAGCAGCATATGAGAGATTCCATGATCAGATTagctttctatttaattttcttttttgtttacttGTACTG caTGATAATATCCCTTTTGATGAAATCTCCAGATAATGGTCCATCTGATGAATTTTAA